A single Streptomyces sp. 2114.4 DNA region contains:
- a CDS encoding TetR family transcriptional regulator gives MTTESKAARPTLPASPPLTERQEARRRRILHTSAKLASRGGFDAVQMREVAESSGVALGTLYRYFPSKVHLLVATMQDQLQHMHETLRKRPPSEQDPGARVAQTLMRAFRALQREPHLADAMVRALTFADRSVSPEVDTVSRLTTAIILDAMAPPVAHHHPSQEPARPSLSPTPEQLSAVRVIEHTWHSALITWLSGRASIAQVKIDIETVCRLIGLTAPGASGGPGTPGASGAPGASGAPGVPGAER, from the coding sequence ATGACTACGGAATCCAAGGCGGCCAGACCGACCCTTCCCGCGAGTCCTCCCCTGACCGAGCGTCAGGAGGCGCGGCGCCGCCGCATCCTGCACACCAGCGCCAAGCTGGCGTCCCGTGGTGGCTTCGACGCCGTGCAGATGCGCGAGGTCGCGGAGTCCTCGGGCGTCGCGCTCGGCACCCTCTACCGCTACTTCCCCTCCAAGGTGCATCTGCTGGTCGCCACCATGCAGGACCAGCTCCAGCACATGCACGAAACGCTGCGCAAGCGCCCCCCGTCGGAGCAGGACCCAGGCGCCCGGGTCGCCCAGACCCTGATGCGGGCCTTCCGCGCACTGCAGCGCGAACCGCATCTCGCGGACGCGATGGTGCGCGCGCTGACCTTCGCCGACCGTTCCGTCAGCCCCGAGGTCGACACCGTCTCCCGGCTGACCACCGCGATCATCCTCGACGCGATGGCCCCGCCCGTCGCCCACCACCACCCTTCGCAGGAGCCGGCGCGCCCCTCCCTCTCGCCCACCCCCGAACAGCTCTCCGCGGTCCGGGTCATCGAGCACACCTGGCACTCGGCACTGATCACCTGGCTGTCGGGACGGGCCTCGATCGCCCAGGTGAAAATAGACATCGAGACGGTGTGCCGGCTGATCGGTCTCACCGCGCCGGGTGCTTCCGGTGGCCCGGGTACACCCGGTGCTTCCGGCGCGCCCGGTGCTTCCGGTGCCCCCGGCGTGCCCGGCGCGGAGCGTTAA
- a CDS encoding energy-coupling factor transporter transmembrane protein EcfT: MSAPQATRTTALHAGAWWLWALGLATAASRTTNPLLLGLLVGVAGYVVAARRTNAPWARSYGAFVKLGLVVIAVRLVFAFVLGSPIPGTHTLVTLPEVPLPHWAKGVRIGGRVTAEGMVFALYDGLKLATLLICVGAANALANPARLLKSLPGALYEAGVAVVVAMTFAPNLVADVQRLRAARRLRGRPDRGVTALLQVGLPVLEGALERSVALAAAMDARGYGRSAEVPPAVRHLTSVLTLGGLLGICAGTYGLLGDAGGGYGLPLLLAGLAAALAGLWLGGRRSVRSRYRPDRWGARAWLVAGSGIAVAALMIWANDYAATALHPPAVPLTAPVLPLWPAASVLLGLLPAFVAPLPPGTGRADRTERADRTGRADRPDRTDGTDRADRTDGTSSASKASGAAGAASRGRAPDGDPHTKEPTQ, translated from the coding sequence ATGAGCGCCCCGCAGGCGACCCGCACCACCGCGCTGCACGCCGGCGCCTGGTGGCTGTGGGCGCTCGGACTGGCCACCGCGGCCTCCCGCACCACGAATCCGCTGCTGCTGGGGCTGCTGGTGGGGGTGGCCGGCTATGTCGTCGCGGCCCGCCGCACCAACGCGCCCTGGGCCCGTTCGTACGGGGCGTTCGTCAAGCTCGGGCTGGTCGTGATCGCCGTCCGGCTGGTCTTCGCCTTCGTCCTCGGCTCGCCGATCCCCGGTACGCACACGCTGGTCACGCTGCCCGAAGTGCCGCTGCCCCACTGGGCGAAGGGCGTCCGGATCGGCGGCCGGGTCACCGCCGAAGGCATGGTCTTCGCGCTGTACGACGGGCTGAAACTGGCCACTCTCCTCATCTGCGTGGGCGCCGCCAATGCGCTGGCCAACCCTGCCCGGCTGCTGAAGTCGCTGCCAGGCGCGCTCTACGAGGCGGGCGTCGCGGTCGTCGTCGCGATGACCTTCGCACCGAACCTGGTCGCCGATGTTCAGCGGCTGCGGGCCGCGCGCCGGCTGCGCGGCCGCCCGGACCGGGGTGTCACGGCGCTGCTCCAGGTCGGACTGCCGGTCCTGGAGGGCGCGCTGGAGCGCTCGGTGGCGCTGGCCGCGGCCATGGACGCGCGCGGCTACGGCCGTAGCGCCGAAGTGCCACCCGCGGTACGGCACCTCACCTCCGTCCTCACGCTCGGCGGGCTGCTCGGCATCTGCGCCGGGACGTACGGGCTGCTGGGCGACGCCGGCGGCGGCTACGGGCTGCCGCTGCTGCTGGCCGGGCTGGCGGCGGCGCTCGCCGGGCTGTGGCTCGGCGGCCGGCGGTCGGTGCGCAGCCGCTACCGGCCCGACCGGTGGGGCGCCCGCGCCTGGCTGGTCGCGGGCTCCGGTATCGCCGTCGCCGCCCTGATGATCTGGGCGAACGACTACGCGGCCACCGCCCTCCACCCGCCCGCGGTCCCGCTCACCGCCCCCGTCCTCCCGCTCTGGCCGGCCGCCTCCGTTCTCCTGGGGCTGCTGCCCGCGTTCGTCGCCCCGCTCCCGCCGGGCACGGGCCGGGCGGACCGGACGGAACGGGCGGACCGAACCGGCAGGGCGGACCGGCCGGACCGAACCGACGGGACGGACCGGGCGGACCGAACCGACGGGACGAGCAGCGCAAGCAAGGCAAGCGGGGCAGCCGGGGCCGCGTCCCGTGGCCGTGCCCCCGATGGCGATCCGCACACGAAGGAGCCCACCCAGTGA
- a CDS encoding class I SAM-dependent methyltransferase — MLTVDFSRFPLAPGDRVLDLGCGAGRHAFECYRRGAQVVALDQNGEEIREVAKWFAAMEEAGEAPAGASATAMEGDALNLPFPDDSFDVVIISEVMEHIPDDKGVLAEMVRVLRPGGRIAVTVPRYGPEKVCWALSDAYHEVEGGHIRIYRGDELLGKMREAGLEPYGTHHAHGLHSPYWWLKCAFGVDNDKALPVQAYHKLLVWDIMKKPLATRLAERALNPVIGKSFVVYATKPHLPKAAAAEPAATAESEPAEAAAPGRKPARSTKAGAKSGARKTAGAETAAKSAAKNSTGAAK; from the coding sequence GTGCTGACCGTCGACTTTTCCCGCTTCCCGCTCGCCCCGGGCGACCGCGTGCTCGACCTGGGGTGCGGCGCCGGCCGGCATGCCTTCGAGTGCTACCGGCGCGGCGCGCAGGTCGTCGCCCTCGACCAGAACGGCGAGGAGATCCGCGAGGTCGCCAAGTGGTTCGCCGCGATGGAGGAGGCGGGCGAGGCCCCGGCGGGCGCCTCCGCCACCGCCATGGAAGGCGATGCGCTGAACCTGCCGTTCCCCGACGACAGTTTCGACGTCGTGATCATCTCCGAGGTCATGGAGCACATCCCGGACGACAAGGGTGTGCTCGCCGAGATGGTCCGGGTGCTGCGCCCCGGCGGCCGGATCGCCGTCACCGTCCCGCGCTACGGCCCCGAGAAGGTCTGCTGGGCGCTCAGCGACGCCTACCACGAGGTCGAGGGCGGCCACATCCGCATCTACCGCGGCGATGAACTCCTCGGCAAGATGCGGGAAGCCGGACTGGAGCCGTACGGCACCCACCATGCGCACGGGCTGCACAGCCCCTACTGGTGGCTCAAGTGCGCCTTCGGGGTCGACAACGACAAGGCGCTGCCGGTGCAGGCGTACCACAAGCTGCTGGTCTGGGACATCATGAAGAAGCCGCTGGCCACCCGGCTCGCCGAGCGGGCGCTCAACCCCGTCATCGGCAAGAGCTTCGTCGTCTACGCGACCAAGCCGCACCTTCCGAAGGCGGCCGCCGCCGAGCCCGCCGCCACCGCGGAGAGCGAGCCCGCCGAGGCCGCCGCCCCCGGCCGTAAGCCCGCCCGGAGCACCAAGGCCGGCGCCAAGTCCGGCGCCAGGAAGACCGCGGGTGCCGAGACGGCCGCCAAGTCCGCCGCCAAGAACTCCACCGGGGCCGCCAAGTGA
- a CDS encoding ferredoxin has product MGDRWQVEVDRGVCIGSGMCAAAAPDGFRLDSARQSHPVAPETEAGEGVLAAAEGCPVEAITLTVAGSGEAVFPPEE; this is encoded by the coding sequence ATGGGGGACCGCTGGCAGGTGGAGGTGGACCGCGGCGTCTGCATCGGGTCCGGGATGTGTGCCGCGGCGGCGCCGGACGGCTTCCGCCTGGACTCGGCCCGGCAGTCGCACCCGGTGGCGCCGGAGACGGAGGCCGGTGAGGGCGTGCTGGCGGCGGCCGAGGGGTGCCCCGTGGAGGCGATCACCCTGACCGTGGCCGGCAGCGGCGAGGCGGTCTTCCCGCCGGAGGAGTGA
- a CDS encoding glycosyltransferase family 4 protein, with translation MTAEAVQAAALRPAEAFPASAPSNGERPLRIAMLTYKGNPFCGGQGVYVRHLSRELARLGHTVEVIGAQPYPVLDDGVTLTELPSLDLYRQPDPFRTPKRGEYRDWIDALEVGTMWTGGFPEPLSFSLRARRHLAARRGQFDVVHDNQTLGYGLLGGPGALGAPLVTTIHHPITVDRRLDLQAADSWRRRASVRRWYGFTRMQKRVARRLPSVLTVSGSSRQEIVDDLGVSAARIHVVPIGADTDLFSPDASVAEVPGRIVTTSSADVPLKGLIHLVEALAKVRTENPDAHLVVVGKRADDGPVAAAIERLGLSGAIEFVKGITDGELVDLVRSAQIACVPSLYEGFSLPAAEAMATGTPLLATTGGAIPEVAGPDGETCLAVPPGDPGALAGGLLRLLGDETLRRRLGAAGRERVLARFTWRQAALGTAERYREAIALQGGRDAARSSLRAPSGKAAGAAPAPSTAGHV, from the coding sequence GTGACCGCAGAGGCCGTCCAGGCAGCCGCGCTTCGCCCCGCAGAGGCCTTCCCGGCCTCCGCCCCGTCGAACGGTGAGCGTCCCCTGCGCATCGCGATGCTCACGTACAAGGGGAACCCGTTCTGCGGCGGCCAGGGCGTCTACGTCCGCCACCTCTCGCGCGAACTGGCCCGCCTCGGCCACACCGTCGAGGTCATCGGCGCCCAGCCCTACCCCGTCCTCGACGACGGGGTGACCCTGACCGAGCTGCCCAGCCTGGACCTCTACCGCCAGCCCGACCCGTTCCGCACGCCGAAGCGCGGCGAGTACCGCGACTGGATCGACGCGCTGGAGGTCGGCACGATGTGGACCGGCGGCTTCCCCGAGCCGCTGAGCTTCTCCCTGCGGGCCCGACGCCACCTCGCCGCCCGCCGCGGCCAGTTCGATGTCGTCCACGACAACCAGACCCTCGGCTACGGCCTGCTCGGCGGGCCCGGCGCGCTCGGCGCCCCGCTGGTCACCACCATCCACCACCCCATCACCGTCGACCGCCGGCTCGACCTCCAGGCCGCCGACAGCTGGCGGCGCCGCGCCTCCGTCCGCCGCTGGTACGGCTTCACCCGCATGCAGAAGCGCGTCGCCCGGCGGCTGCCGTCGGTGCTGACCGTCTCCGGCTCCTCCCGCCAGGAGATCGTCGACGACCTCGGGGTGTCCGCGGCACGGATCCATGTGGTCCCTATCGGCGCCGACACCGACCTGTTCTCGCCGGATGCCTCGGTGGCCGAGGTGCCGGGCCGGATCGTCACCACCTCCAGCGCGGATGTGCCGCTCAAGGGCCTGATCCACCTGGTCGAGGCGCTCGCGAAGGTGCGCACCGAGAACCCCGACGCGCATCTGGTGGTCGTCGGCAAGCGCGCCGACGACGGGCCGGTCGCCGCCGCCATCGAACGGCTCGGGCTGTCCGGTGCCATCGAATTCGTCAAGGGCATCACCGACGGCGAACTCGTCGACCTGGTGCGCAGCGCCCAGATCGCCTGTGTCCCCTCCCTCTACGAGGGCTTCTCACTGCCCGCGGCCGAAGCGATGGCCACCGGAACCCCGTTGCTGGCGACCACCGGCGGCGCGATCCCCGAGGTCGCCGGGCCGGACGGCGAGACCTGCCTCGCGGTGCCGCCGGGCGACCCCGGTGCGCTGGCGGGCGGACTGCTCCGGCTGCTGGGCGACGAGACCCTGCGCCGCCGGCTCGGCGCGGCCGGCCGGGAACGGGTGCTGGCCCGCTTCACCTGGCGCCAGGCCGCCCTCGGCACCGCCGAGCGCTACCGCGAGGCCATCGCCCTCCAGGGCGGCCGGGACGCCGCCCGTTCCTCCTTGCGGGCCCCGTCCGGCAAGGCCGCCGGCGCCGCGCCCGCGCCGAGCACCGCCGGGCACGTCTAG
- a CDS encoding SCO2322 family protein has protein sequence MRRTRIAGAALLAGAVTGLAAGPAQAQEYRYWSFWQGKGSSWAYATEGPATLRPADGAVEGFRFAVSADSAAAGKPRTAAGFDAICHGTPAKDGRKRVGIVIDFGTAADAPGGERPPKPRTECAQVARDASAGEALAAVARPLRYDSRALLCAIAGYPEAGCAEQVEGAKEGAKEPASPTAPSSGAAADGSDVGSGGDASGAGDGGPSAGLVGGVAAVVVLGAAAVWQARRRRG, from the coding sequence ATGCGGCGTACCAGGATCGCCGGAGCGGCGCTGCTGGCCGGTGCGGTCACCGGCCTGGCCGCCGGGCCCGCCCAGGCGCAGGAGTACCGCTACTGGTCCTTCTGGCAGGGCAAGGGCAGCTCCTGGGCGTATGCCACCGAAGGGCCGGCCACGCTGCGGCCGGCCGACGGCGCGGTGGAGGGCTTCCGCTTCGCCGTCAGCGCCGATTCGGCCGCGGCCGGAAAGCCCCGTACGGCCGCGGGCTTCGACGCGATCTGCCACGGCACCCCCGCGAAGGACGGCCGCAAGCGGGTCGGCATCGTCATCGACTTCGGCACCGCGGCGGATGCGCCCGGCGGGGAGCGGCCGCCGAAGCCCCGGACCGAGTGCGCCCAGGTGGCACGGGACGCCTCGGCGGGCGAGGCGCTGGCGGCGGTCGCCCGGCCGCTGCGCTATGACTCCCGCGCCTTGCTGTGCGCCATCGCCGGCTATCCGGAGGCGGGGTGCGCGGAACAAGTGGAGGGCGCGAAGGAGGGCGCGAAGGAGCCCGCGTCGCCCACCGCGCCGTCTTCGGGCGCGGCGGCGGACGGGAGTGACGTGGGCAGCGGCGGTGACGCGAGCGGTGCGGGCGACGGCGGCCCGTCGGCCGGGCTGGTCGGCGGGGTCGCGGCCGTCGTCGTACTGGGCGCGGCGGCGGTGTGGCAGGCGCGCCGCCGACGCGGATGA
- a CDS encoding aldehyde dehydrogenase codes for MSDLVEHGKLYIGGEWADPAGQDVIEVVSPHTEQVIGRVPHASRADVDRAVAAARTSFDSGVWANAPLADRIAVVTRIKDAFAARSEEIAKVISSENGTPVTSGVMVQSLAAMLAWDAALTVAGDFPFEERRAGVLGPLLVRREPAGVVAAVVPWNVPQFTAAAKLAPALLAGCSVVLKVSPETPLDAYLLAEIAAEAGLPRGVLSILPADREVSEYLVGHPGVDKVSFTGSVAAGKRVMEVAARNLSRVTLELGGKSAAVILPDADLDAAVAGIVPFAWMINGQACVAQTRILAPRSHYDEIAERFTAAASALTVGDPLDPATELGPLVARRQQQRSLDYIELGRKEGAEVLTGGGRPEGQPTGWYVEPTLFGEVANSMRIAREEIFGPVICLLPYDDEAEAVRIANDSDYGLSGSVWTADVDHGVDLARQVRTGTYSVNTFSIDMLGPFGGYKNSGIGREFGPEGFGAYLEHKMIHLPAGA; via the coding sequence ATGAGTGACCTCGTCGAGCACGGAAAGCTCTACATAGGCGGTGAGTGGGCCGATCCGGCCGGCCAGGACGTGATCGAGGTCGTCTCGCCCCACACCGAACAGGTCATCGGCCGGGTGCCGCACGCCTCGCGGGCCGATGTCGACCGTGCGGTGGCCGCGGCGCGTACGTCCTTCGACTCCGGGGTGTGGGCGAATGCCCCGCTGGCGGACCGGATCGCGGTGGTCACCCGTATCAAGGACGCTTTCGCGGCCCGCAGCGAGGAGATCGCCAAGGTCATCAGCTCCGAGAACGGCACGCCCGTCACCTCCGGCGTCATGGTGCAGTCGCTGGCCGCGATGCTGGCGTGGGACGCGGCGCTGACGGTGGCCGGTGACTTCCCGTTCGAGGAGCGGCGGGCCGGGGTGCTGGGGCCGCTGCTGGTGCGGCGGGAGCCGGCCGGGGTGGTCGCGGCCGTCGTGCCGTGGAACGTCCCGCAGTTCACCGCCGCCGCCAAGCTCGCACCGGCGCTGCTGGCCGGCTGCTCGGTGGTGCTGAAGGTGTCGCCGGAGACCCCGTTGGACGCGTACCTCCTCGCGGAGATCGCGGCCGAGGCCGGGCTGCCGCGGGGCGTGCTGTCGATCCTCCCGGCGGACCGCGAGGTGAGCGAGTACCTCGTCGGGCACCCCGGCGTGGACAAGGTGTCGTTCACCGGATCGGTGGCGGCGGGCAAGCGGGTCATGGAGGTCGCGGCCCGGAACCTCAGCCGGGTCACGCTGGAGCTGGGCGGGAAGTCCGCCGCGGTGATCCTGCCGGACGCGGATCTGGACGCCGCGGTGGCCGGCATCGTGCCGTTCGCCTGGATGATCAACGGCCAGGCGTGTGTGGCCCAGACGCGGATCCTCGCCCCGCGCAGCCACTACGACGAGATCGCCGAACGGTTCACCGCGGCGGCGTCCGCGCTCACCGTCGGCGACCCGCTGGATCCGGCCACCGAACTCGGCCCGCTGGTCGCCCGCCGCCAGCAGCAGCGCTCGCTGGACTACATCGAACTCGGCCGGAAGGAGGGCGCCGAGGTCCTCACCGGCGGCGGCCGCCCCGAGGGGCAGCCGACGGGCTGGTATGTCGAGCCGACCCTCTTCGGCGAGGTCGCCAACTCCATGCGGATCGCCCGCGAGGAGATCTTCGGCCCGGTCATCTGCCTGCTCCCGTACGACGACGAGGCCGAGGCGGTACGGATCGCCAACGACTCCGACTACGGGCTCTCCGGCTCGGTGTGGACGGCCGACGTCGACCACGGCGTCGACCTCGCGCGGCAGGTGCGCACCGGGACGTACTCGGTGAACACCTTCAGCATCGACATGCTCGGCCCGTTCGGCGGCTACAAGAACTCCGGTATCGGGCGGGAGTTCGGGCCCGAGGGCTTCGGTGCCTACCTGGAGCACAAGATGATTCACCTGCCGGCCGGTGCCTGA
- a CDS encoding MBL fold metallo-hydrolase yields MTPQVTDHKGGVWSIAVPIPDNPLGHTLVHLLETGRGPVLIDTGWDDPDSWTTLVAGITACGFAPAELHGVLITHHHPDHHGLSGKVRETSGAWIAMHAADTTVVRRTREAEPGRWLDHLTARLAAAGAPDEHLAPLREARAQGRGRTYPGQGAALPDRDIGPGELLDLPGRRVRALWTPGHTPGHVCLHLEEEHPSGRADGFGRLFSGDHLLPGITPHIGLYEDPKGTEDRKGAQDPKGAQDPKGAQEPEGPEGAGIHDPLGDYLDSLERVGKLAPAEVLPAHQHAFTDATGRVRELIAHHEERLRRLRELLREPRTPWQLAMAMEWNRPWEQLPYASRNIAVSEAEAHLRRLVKQGRAEQVPGSGPVRYQAV; encoded by the coding sequence ATGACGCCGCAGGTGACCGACCACAAGGGCGGGGTGTGGAGCATCGCCGTCCCCATCCCGGACAACCCGCTCGGACACACCCTCGTCCATCTCCTGGAGACCGGCCGCGGACCGGTGCTCATCGACACCGGCTGGGACGACCCGGACTCCTGGACGACACTCGTCGCCGGCATCACCGCCTGCGGCTTCGCGCCCGCCGAGCTCCACGGCGTCCTGATCACCCACCACCACCCCGACCACCACGGCCTGTCGGGCAAGGTGCGGGAGACCTCCGGCGCGTGGATCGCGATGCATGCCGCGGACACCACCGTGGTCCGCCGCACCCGCGAGGCCGAACCGGGCCGGTGGCTCGACCACCTGACCGCCAGGCTCGCGGCGGCGGGCGCGCCCGACGAGCATCTGGCACCGCTGCGGGAGGCCCGCGCGCAGGGCCGCGGCCGGACGTACCCCGGACAGGGAGCCGCCCTGCCCGACCGCGACATCGGCCCCGGTGAACTGCTCGACCTGCCCGGCCGCCGGGTGCGCGCCCTCTGGACACCGGGACACACCCCGGGGCATGTGTGCCTCCACCTGGAGGAGGAGCACCCCTCGGGGCGGGCCGACGGCTTCGGCCGGCTCTTCTCCGGCGACCACCTCCTCCCCGGCATCACCCCGCACATCGGCCTGTACGAGGATCCGAAGGGCACGGAGGACCGGAAGGGCGCGCAGGATCCGAAGGGCGCGCAGGATCCGAAGGGCGCGCAGGAGCCTGAGGGCCCGGAGGGGGCCGGCATCCACGACCCCCTGGGTGACTATCTCGACTCCCTGGAACGCGTCGGCAAGCTCGCCCCCGCCGAGGTGCTGCCCGCCCATCAGCACGCCTTCACCGACGCCACCGGGCGGGTACGCGAGCTCATCGCGCACCACGAGGAACGGCTCCGCCGGCTGCGGGAACTGCTCCGCGAGCCCCGCACCCCCTGGCAGCTCGCCATGGCCATGGAGTGGAACCGTCCCTGGGAACAGCTCCCTTACGCCTCCCGCAATATCGCCGTCTCGGAGGCCGAGGCCCATCTGCGCCGACTGGTGAAACAGGGGCGGGCGGAGCAGGTGCCGGGGTCCGGTCCGGTGCGGTACCAGGCGGTGTGA
- a CDS encoding prenyltransferase/squalene oxidase repeat-containing protein: protein MAPMASMAQPAPLTHSAAFLARRAAAALAAVAVLGAAAAPAAYAGSASASPKKLPAGLYGTKDPQYDGVWRQSLALLAQDTVGIRPAASAVRWLAGQQCADGSFTAFRAEPGTPCDAKTSRDTNQTAAAVQALAALGGHGETVKKAVSWLKSVQNDDGGWSSMAGAASDANSTSVVIGALAAAGEKPRSVTSKKGGKTPYDALLTFRLGCEAKADARGAFTFQLKGAAPNADATAAAATGALGKGFVVEPAGKGADTPVKPLGCKDGDDEKTGGSDVAAAAQGGAGYLVAQLDKNGQHLLSAMPGAKEQPDVGNTADAVVALAAGAHPTAAAKPLKWLEKNAASWAKQNGPAAYAQLVLAAHATGTDPRSFGGTDLVASLNATGPEPAAGATKDGKDSKDADGSKGGGFGLVWIIGIGLAIGAGIGFLLSSRKKTQL from the coding sequence ATGGCCCCCATGGCTTCCATGGCTCAACCGGCCCCTTTGACGCACTCCGCCGCCTTCCTGGCGCGCCGCGCCGCCGCGGCGCTGGCGGCCGTGGCGGTGCTGGGCGCTGCCGCTGCCCCCGCCGCGTACGCCGGCTCCGCTTCCGCCTCCCCCAAGAAGCTGCCCGCCGGGCTGTACGGCACCAAGGACCCGCAGTACGACGGGGTCTGGCGGCAGTCCCTCGCGCTGCTCGCCCAGGACACCGTGGGCATACGCCCCGCGGCGTCCGCCGTGCGGTGGCTGGCCGGACAGCAGTGCGCCGACGGCTCGTTCACCGCCTTCCGGGCCGAGCCGGGCACGCCCTGCGACGCCAAGACCTCGCGGGACACCAATCAGACGGCCGCCGCGGTGCAGGCGCTGGCCGCGCTCGGCGGGCACGGGGAGACCGTGAAGAAGGCCGTGAGCTGGCTGAAATCGGTGCAGAACGACGACGGCGGCTGGAGCTCGATGGCCGGCGCGGCCAGCGACGCCAACTCCACTTCCGTGGTCATCGGCGCGCTCGCCGCCGCCGGTGAGAAGCCGCGGTCCGTGACCTCGAAGAAGGGCGGTAAGACCCCCTACGACGCGCTGCTCACCTTCCGGCTGGGCTGCGAGGCGAAGGCGGACGCGCGCGGTGCGTTCACCTTCCAGCTCAAGGGGGCGGCCCCCAATGCGGACGCCACCGCTGCCGCCGCGACCGGAGCGCTCGGCAAGGGCTTTGTCGTCGAGCCGGCCGGCAAGGGCGCGGACACTCCCGTCAAGCCGCTGGGCTGCAAGGACGGTGACGACGAGAAGACGGGCGGCAGCGATGTGGCAGCGGCGGCCCAGGGCGGTGCCGGCTACCTCGTCGCCCAGCTCGACAAGAACGGGCAGCATCTGCTCTCCGCGATGCCGGGCGCGAAGGAGCAGCCCGATGTCGGCAACACCGCCGACGCCGTGGTGGCGCTGGCGGCCGGCGCGCACCCCACCGCCGCCGCGAAGCCGCTGAAGTGGCTGGAGAAGAACGCGGCGTCCTGGGCCAAGCAGAACGGCCCCGCCGCGTATGCCCAGTTGGTGCTGGCCGCGCACGCCACCGGCACCGATCCGCGCTCCTTCGGCGGCACCGATCTGGTGGCCTCGCTCAACGCCACCGGCCCCGAGCCGGCCGCCGGGGCGACGAAGGACGGCAAGGACAGCAAGGACGCCGACGGCTCCAAGGGCGGCGGTTTCGGCCTGGTGTGGATCATCGGCATCGGCCTCGCCATCGGTGCCGGCATCGGCTTCCTGCTGAGCAGCCGTAAGAAGACCCAGCTCTGA